The Brevibacillus choshinensis genome includes the window AGCTGAAAGAAGCGCCGGTCATTCCGATCCGTACGATCGATCATGTATCGGTGACAGCAAAAGATGTTCGTGGCTTCTGGTTGAGTCCAGTAGGATACCTGATGCTGGATAAGGTAACGATTCAATAGAGAAAAAGGGGATGGCGTATCGCGCTATCCCCCGATTCTGTTGGGAGGAACCCCTCATCATGAGAATACAATCCCCAGGCTGGCATGAATCGCTGGGAGCCTTGCAATGGTTTGTTTATTTGCTCGTCTATTCGATTCCTATCCCCATCGTGATCGGAGGGCTGTACCATTTGCCTGCTCCCGAGGTAGAAGGACTGATGCAGCGAACGTTCCTCGTGGCAGGAGCAACGACTGTCCTGCAAGGAGTGTTCGGACATCGCCGGCCGATTATTGATGGGCCTGCTGGCATTTGGCTGAGCGTATTTGTCATTCTCGGAGATATGGCGCTACGGAGTGGTGGTGATCCTGCAAACACTTTGTCATTGCTTACGGGTAGCATGATGCTAGCAGGAATTGTCCTGCTGCTCATCAGCAGAGTGGCACATCGATTTGCGGGCTGGTTTACACCCCTGGTGACTGGCTCCTTTATGCTCTTGCTCTCCATTCAATTGGGAGGCGTGTTTTTGAAAGGAATGCTGGGGGCGGGGCATGGCCCCTTGACGAGTACGCATGCTTTACCTGGACTCATTGCGATAGGCGTTTTTCTATTTGTCTTTGGTTTGTCTGTATGGGGAAAAGGATGGTGGAAAAGCTATGCCGTCCTGATCGGGATCGCAGTCGGTTGGCTCGTTTTCTCCTGTCTGGGGCTGCGACCAATGAGTGTTGCGAATCTCACTTGGTTTCGACTTCCGGAAGTATTTGTCTGGGGAGCGCCACACTTGGATCTTGGAATGGCCATAGCGGTTTTCCCTCTTATCTTGATGCTGCTCTCTAGCACCATGGCTGCGACTGAATCGATGGATCAGGTTCTCGAAAAGCAGGCAGAGGAGGACCCGAAGCATGTGTTTCGAAGCACCGCAGTAAGTGGGGTGACGCATTTGCTTTCTGCTTCCTTTTCTACGGTAGGCATCGTTCCGCTAGGGGGAAGTGCTGGTTATGTTCGGATGACAGGGCATCGCAGAATCGCTCCTTTCTTGATAGGTGGGCTGATCATGGCGTGTCTTTCCTTCATGCCAGCCGTCATTGGTGTGCTGACGATGCTGCCCGCACCTGTTGCCTATGCTGTCGAGCTGGCCGCATTTGTCCCCATGGTAGGCCTGGGAGTGAGGGCCATTATGCGGGAGGCCATGACTGAGCGGAGACTGACGATTTTAGGGGTGACACTCCTCGTGGGGACATCGCTTCTATTCTTGCCAGCGGATACGTTTGCAGCGGCGCCTGCTATCGTCCAATACATCGCGGGCAATGGTCTTTTGGTGGGAGTGCTGATTGTATTGATATTAGAGCGAATTTGGGTGGAACCTGATTCGAAAGGAAAGAAATCGTCGCTAAAACCCTCGATGAAATGTTAGAAATATGTTATATTTTCTGACATATAGCTCTTTTGGGAGGGGGATTTGTGTGAGCTGGTTTCTTTCCGGCTTTTTTCTTTCGCTTTCACTTTGTCTGGATCTGGGTATCGTGAACGTCGCCATTATTCGTACCGGTGTGGCGAGAGGCTTGCTTCCGTCCTTTTTGATCGGGGTCGGCTCCAGCTTTGGTGACTTGATCTACGCCTTACTTTCCATGTTAGGCATTTCTTTGCTCCTTGAAAATCGCATCGTCCGCTGGGTGCTCTGGCTGGGTGGAACGGTCATCTTGCTGTACATGACCTGGAACATGATCAAAGAGTTCCGCAGACCAAAGGAGATTGACCTGCAAGAATCGGAAGAGCGACAGATCGATCGCAGACGGAGCTGGAAGGACTTTTCCTCAGGACTCGGTCTGGCGTTAGCTTCCCCGTCCGCAATTCTTTGGTTCGCGACGATTGGCGGAAGTGTCATCGCTTCATCCAATGCAGATTCGACAGCAGATCTTCTCCTGTTTTTCGGTGGCTTCTTTGTGGCCTCCATCACCTGGTCACTGTTTATGGCAGGGGTGTCGAGCCAAGGGGGCAAATGGTTAGGAAACAGACTCGTTCGTGGTTTTTCGTTTGTTTCTGCCCTGCTTTTTCTCTATTTCGCGGGCAAGGTCTTCATAGACGGCTATCATACATTGCTGTAGTCAACACTCGTGATCATTGGTAAGGTATTATTAGAACGTCATTCACGAAGAGGTGGAATCGAATGAAGGAAGAACAGCTGGATATCTTCGACGAAACAGGGGCGCATATCGGAGTCGCAGCGAGATCAGAGGTACACCGCCTTGGACACTGGCATCAGACCTTTCATTGCTGGATTTATCGGGTGCTTGAAGGCAAGATTCAGCTGCTGTTTCAAAAACGACATCCCGAAAAGGATACGTTTCCGGATCTCTTGGACATTACGTCAGCGGGGCACCTGGTAGCCTCTGAGGAGCCAGAGGACGGGGTACGAGAGCTGGAGGAGGAACTGGGGCTTACTGTTTCCTTTGATGAGCTCCATCGCATCGGGGTGATCAAGGATGTGGGGACCGCTCCAGGCATTATCGACAAGGAGCTATGCCATGTGTTTGCCTATCCATTTGACCAGCCTCTGCACGACTATGTTCTGCAACCGGAAGAAGTCACGGGTCTGGTTTGGGTTGATCTGGACGAACTGGAGCTACTGTTTGCGGGAAGCGGGGACAAGCTCGAAGTGGCAGGATTTTTGTCCGAGCCGGATGGGACGAGGCAAGACGTCGTTCTGCAAGTAGATCAAACGGCGTTTGTGCCGCACGAGAGCCATTACTATCAGCAGGTATTTACCGCCATACGCGTGCTTGGAAATGCCATATAAAACGGAATATGTTGGGGAATAATACCTTGCCTGCTGCATGTCAGGCGGGTATTTTTATTTACAGGCGACCTCGGCAAGTCTTGGGGGAACTGTGCTATACTGTTACAATGCTTTTTTAGATAGAGATGCATGGGTAGATAGAGAGGAGATTTCAATGAGGGCAAAAATCATGGTGGCGTTGATGCTGGCGACGTTCCTGGCAGCGATGGAAGGGACGATTGTGAGTACGGCAGTGCCTCGGATTACGAGTGAGTTGTCAGGATTTGAACAGGTCAGCTGGGTGTATGCCATTTACATGCTGGCAACGGCAGTTTCTGCGCCGATTTACGGAAAGCTGGCCGATTTGTTTGGTAGAAAAAACGTTCTCATGTTCGGAATCGGTATTTTTCTGGTAGGTTCTACACTATGTGGACTCGCGATGTCCATGGAGCAGATGATTATTTATCGTGCGATACAGGGCTTGGGAGCAGGTTCTGTCATGCCGATTACGATGACCATTATCGGGGACTTGTACAATGACCAGTCCTCACGTGCAAAGGCACAGGGATGGATTAGTGCGGTATGGGGTCTGTCCGGTGTAGCAGGTCCATTGGTAGGCGGATTCTTGGTTGATACCATCTCTTGGCGTTACATTTTCTTCTTGAACTTGCCTTTTGGTTTCTTGTCCTTTTTCATGCTCGTTCTCTTTTACAAGGAGAAGCTCGGCGTCAAGGCCAAGCGTCATATTGATTATCCAGGGGCGCTCATCTTCAGTATCGGGACGATTGCTCTGCTGTACGCCCTCTTGACAGGTAGCCAAAATCAGTCGTGGTTGAGCCCGACGATTATTTCCTTGATTGTATTTAGCTTGATGACATATGTGATCTTCGTGTCAGTAGAGAGAAAGTCACCTGAGCCTTTGATCCCTCTCTCCTTGTTTACGAACCGCAACGTCACACTGATCAACGTGCTGACTCTGCTCATCAATGCGATCGTGATCAGTCTGGTGGTCTACTTGCCGATCTGGAGTCAGGGGGTACTGGGAGAGAGCGCGACCATGGCTGGTTTCGTCCTCACGCCCATGCCCGTTTGCTGGACATTCGGTTCGGTCATTTCAGGCAATTTGCTAGGACGACTGCGCGTGGAACAATTGATTACTGGTGGCACGGCTGTACTGACGATCGCATCGATACTTCTATTTTTCCTATCGGCTCATTCACCAGGCTTCTTCATTTATGTGGCGGTCGGCTTGATCGGCTTGGGGATGGGGCTCATCAGTCCGATCGTCATGGTCAAGATTCAAGCGTCCGTTCCAGTAGACAAGCGCGGGACAGCAGTCGCGTTGAATACCTTCACCGCTACGTTTAGCCAGACCTTTGGGGCAGCTGTATTCGGTATGTTCTTCAACATGGTGACGGTAGCGAGCGGTCAAAAAAATCTCGGCTCCTCGTTTGAGAGTGGTGGGATGCCCGTCGAGCAGCTGATACACATCCGCGACATTTTAGCGTCAGGAGTACACGTCGTTTTCACGGGGACATTAGTGGTCGCTGCATGCAGCTTTGTTCTCGCTCTGATGATCGCAAAAGCGCAACGTGGGACTGTTGAAATGAAAGGGAAATAAGAAAAGACGTCGGTGATTTGGCCGGCGTCTTTTTCATAATATCGGAAAGTAAAAATTTTGAGGGATTACAAGCTCTTTATTTATCAATAGGAAAATAAAAAAGATGGGGATATCAACATAGCTGAGGCGGGGAGAAGCAGGTTTCCGATCTCCGCTCCGGTCTACACCCTGCGAAGAAGGTAAGACTGTCCGCTCCGCAACGATTCACGGGGAAGCGGTAAAGTAGTAGTCGCTTCGCGGGGAACACAGAGGTACCGCTTCTTGATCCCGTGAATTCGTTGCTCCGCTAAGCTGGGTTCCGAAGTCGCTCCGCCTGGAAACCTGCTTCTCCTGCGAGCTTTTGTGGTTTCTAGCTACCTGGTTTTTACGAGATTCATGGGGGGAAATACTTATTCTCCCAATCGCTTGCGCTTCTAAGGGAGTTGGTGAAACAAGCTTTCGTTCTTCGTAGGCATTGTCCCATGTAAGGTTGTTCTCAAAGAATTTCCGGGGAAAGGCAAGTGGAAGATTCAAGGCTGGCCGAGGAAAAAGGAGAAATAAGCGAAGATCTTTGGGGCACCCGCCGAAGCGGAATGGGAAAAGAGAAACACGGTCTTAAGCGTACACCTCTGAGATTCACCCGTGAATCGGCTGCTTTGGACGCGGTTTCGCTTTATCTATGGAGATGTACAGGGATGACCCCCAGCAGGGGACCCAAGAAGCTGGAGCGTTTTCTCCTTTTTCCTCTCCTCCACCACAGTTTGATTGACCACCAAACCAAAGGACGCGGGCGAAGTTCCCG containing:
- a CDS encoding purine/pyrimidine permease translates to MRIQSPGWHESLGALQWFVYLLVYSIPIPIVIGGLYHLPAPEVEGLMQRTFLVAGATTVLQGVFGHRRPIIDGPAGIWLSVFVILGDMALRSGGDPANTLSLLTGSMMLAGIVLLLISRVAHRFAGWFTPLVTGSFMLLLSIQLGGVFLKGMLGAGHGPLTSTHALPGLIAIGVFLFVFGLSVWGKGWWKSYAVLIGIAVGWLVFSCLGLRPMSVANLTWFRLPEVFVWGAPHLDLGMAIAVFPLILMLLSSTMAATESMDQVLEKQAEEDPKHVFRSTAVSGVTHLLSASFSTVGIVPLGGSAGYVRMTGHRRIAPFLIGGLIMACLSFMPAVIGVLTMLPAPVAYAVELAAFVPMVGLGVRAIMREAMTERRLTILGVTLLVGTSLLFLPADTFAAAPAIVQYIAGNGLLVGVLIVLILERIWVEPDSKGKKSSLKPSMKC
- a CDS encoding LysE family translocator, whose amino-acid sequence is MSWFLSGFFLSLSLCLDLGIVNVAIIRTGVARGLLPSFLIGVGSSFGDLIYALLSMLGISLLLENRIVRWVLWLGGTVILLYMTWNMIKEFRRPKEIDLQESEERQIDRRRSWKDFSSGLGLALASPSAILWFATIGGSVIASSNADSTADLLLFFGGFFVASITWSLFMAGVSSQGGKWLGNRLVRGFSFVSALLFLYFAGKVFIDGYHTLL
- a CDS encoding NUDIX hydrolase, which produces MKEEQLDIFDETGAHIGVAARSEVHRLGHWHQTFHCWIYRVLEGKIQLLFQKRHPEKDTFPDLLDITSAGHLVASEEPEDGVRELEEELGLTVSFDELHRIGVIKDVGTAPGIIDKELCHVFAYPFDQPLHDYVLQPEEVTGLVWVDLDELELLFAGSGDKLEVAGFLSEPDGTRQDVVLQVDQTAFVPHESHYYQQVFTAIRVLGNAI
- a CDS encoding MDR family MFS transporter, producing the protein MRAKIMVALMLATFLAAMEGTIVSTAVPRITSELSGFEQVSWVYAIYMLATAVSAPIYGKLADLFGRKNVLMFGIGIFLVGSTLCGLAMSMEQMIIYRAIQGLGAGSVMPITMTIIGDLYNDQSSRAKAQGWISAVWGLSGVAGPLVGGFLVDTISWRYIFFLNLPFGFLSFFMLVLFYKEKLGVKAKRHIDYPGALIFSIGTIALLYALLTGSQNQSWLSPTIISLIVFSLMTYVIFVSVERKSPEPLIPLSLFTNRNVTLINVLTLLINAIVISLVVYLPIWSQGVLGESATMAGFVLTPMPVCWTFGSVISGNLLGRLRVEQLITGGTAVLTIASILLFFLSAHSPGFFIYVAVGLIGLGMGLISPIVMVKIQASVPVDKRGTAVALNTFTATFSQTFGAAVFGMFFNMVTVASGQKNLGSSFESGGMPVEQLIHIRDILASGVHVVFTGTLVVAACSFVLALMIAKAQRGTVEMKGK